Proteins found in one bacterium genomic segment:
- a CDS encoding site-specific DNA-methyltransferase, translating into MLDIHFGDNLSVLATFEDSSFDLIYVDPPFNTGRDQERTRMRTRRVQEGGDRTGFGGNRYSTEVIGKSAWPDRFDDFMAFLEPRLREAHRLLAPTGSFMLHLDYREVHYAKVVLDEIFGRDCFINEIIWSYDYGARSKKRWPAKHDNILWYAKNPKSYTYRYDDIDRIPYMAPGLVGPEKAARGKTPTDVWWQTIVPPGGKERTGYPTQKPIAILNRIVRVHSNPGDRVLDFFAGSGTTGEAAAANDRDCVLVDSNPEAIRVMAKRLTPWEPKFHGAKELNLETD; encoded by the coding sequence ATGCTGGATATTCACTTCGGCGACAATCTGTCCGTTCTTGCGACGTTCGAGGATTCCTCGTTTGATCTGATCTACGTCGATCCGCCGTTCAATACGGGGCGAGATCAGGAGCGCACGCGGATGCGGACGAGACGTGTGCAGGAGGGCGGCGACCGGACGGGATTCGGAGGGAATCGCTACAGCACGGAGGTGATCGGAAAGTCGGCCTGGCCGGATCGCTTCGATGACTTCATGGCGTTTCTCGAGCCGCGTCTTCGCGAGGCACATCGCCTGCTCGCGCCGACGGGCAGCTTCATGCTCCACCTCGATTATCGCGAGGTGCACTACGCCAAGGTCGTGCTGGATGAGATCTTCGGGCGCGATTGCTTCATCAACGAGATCATCTGGTCGTACGATTATGGCGCGCGATCGAAGAAGCGCTGGCCCGCGAAACACGATAACATTCTGTGGTATGCAAAGAACCCGAAGAGCTACACCTACCGTTACGACGACATCGACCGCATTCCCTACATGGCACCGGGACTGGTCGGACCGGAGAAGGCCGCGCGCGGCAAGACGCCGACGGATGTCTGGTGGCAGACGATTGTGCCGCCCGGAGGGAAAGAGCGCACCGGCTATCCGACGCAGAAGCCCATCGCGATTCTGAACCGGATCGTTCGGGTGCACTCGAATCCGGGCGATCGCGTGCTGGACTTCTTCGCCGGTTCGGGGACGACGGGGGAAGCCGCCGCCGCGAACGATCGCGATTGCGTGTTGGTGGATTCGAATCCGGAAGCCATTCGAGTGATGGCCAAAAGGCTCACCCCGTGGGAACCGAAGTTCCACGGGGCGAAAGAACTCAACCTGGAAACCGATTAG
- the waaF gene encoding lipopolysaccharide heptosyltransferase II: MKQIPDPASIQRIVVRMTNWVGDVVMNTPFLCATKSLFPNAEIIAMARPSVAPLLDPHPCISAVWPIDDRSRQGYMACVRKLRGLKPDLGFALPNSMNAAIVLRLGGVRYRVGYDRDARGFMLTHPIELRPQDLAVHEVKYYMRLLSPWGVHAGDAPPLTLHVTDQEREDMAAWLRARGVADGQPVLGVNPAAFYGTAKRWLPERFAEVAARLAKDLDARVFVTGIPRERDVAEEVVSAGGPAFYNAAGEMKLRELMAFFTRCRLYLTNDSGAMHLAAALGTPLVAVFGSTDWVTTAPLSPIARIVREETECAPCLLRHCPIDHRCMNRVTSDTVYTVANKLVQETQSTAV, encoded by the coding sequence ATGAAGCAGATCCCGGATCCCGCATCGATTCAGCGCATTGTGGTTCGCATGACGAACTGGGTGGGCGACGTCGTCATGAACACGCCCTTCCTGTGCGCGACGAAATCGCTCTTCCCGAACGCGGAGATCATCGCGATGGCGCGACCATCGGTTGCGCCTCTGCTGGACCCGCATCCATGCATTTCGGCCGTGTGGCCGATCGATGATCGCTCGCGCCAAGGCTATATGGCGTGCGTCCGTAAGCTGCGTGGACTGAAGCCCGACCTTGGCTTCGCACTGCCGAACTCGATGAATGCGGCGATCGTGCTGCGACTGGGCGGAGTCCGCTACCGCGTCGGATACGATCGCGATGCCCGCGGCTTCATGCTGACGCACCCCATCGAACTGAGACCGCAGGACTTGGCCGTGCACGAGGTGAAGTACTACATGAGGCTCCTCTCGCCGTGGGGAGTCCACGCCGGCGACGCGCCTCCGCTGACGTTGCACGTCACGGATCAGGAGCGCGAGGACATGGCGGCGTGGTTGCGCGCCCGCGGCGTTGCCGATGGCCAGCCCGTTCTCGGGGTCAATCCCGCGGCGTTTTACGGGACTGCGAAGCGTTGGTTGCCGGAGCGATTCGCCGAGGTCGCAGCCCGCCTGGCCAAGGATTTGGACGCGCGCGTTTTCGTGACGGGAATCCCCCGCGAGCGCGATGTGGCGGAGGAGGTCGTGAGTGCCGGCGGCCCGGCCTTCTATAACGCGGCGGGGGAGATGAAACTGCGCGAGCTGATGGCCTTCTTCACGCGCTGCCGTCTGTATTTGACGAACGACTCCGGCGCCATGCACCTCGCGGCCGCGCTGGGAACTCCGTTGGTCGCAGTCTTTGGCAGCACCGATTGGGTGACGACCGCGCCGCTTTCACCCATTGCCCGGATCGTCCGCGAGGAGACCGAATGCGCGCCGTGTCTGCTGCGCCATTGCCCAATAGATCATCGTTGCATGAATAGAGTGACATCCGATACCGTATACACTGTAGCCAATAAACTGGTGCAAGAAACCCAATCCACGGCCGTTTGA
- a CDS encoding HAD-IA family hydrolase, with amino-acid sequence MSSERKLDAVFFDVAMTLIHPYPGVGAVYGDVARQFGIDVPSDVLDRTFMQAWAETRKKAVGSPYGKTEMQGKLFWRAVVAQTFALAGARMPADPYFQIVYDAFASPDCWRVFDDVEPALERVHGVGAKTGIISNFDTRLDGLLDGLGLAKYFDYLTVSCHVGVEKPDPAIFDAARMKTELPAERLGFVGDQPSDDGAGATAAGWNVCLVDRKGRLGDCGYPTRPDLVAAVEHLLS; translated from the coding sequence TTGTCTTCAGAACGCAAGCTGGACGCAGTCTTCTTCGACGTCGCGATGACGCTCATCCATCCCTATCCAGGAGTCGGCGCCGTCTATGGCGACGTGGCCCGGCAGTTCGGGATCGACGTTCCATCGGACGTGCTTGATCGGACCTTCATGCAGGCCTGGGCCGAGACGCGCAAGAAGGCCGTCGGGTCTCCCTACGGCAAGACGGAGATGCAGGGAAAGCTCTTCTGGCGGGCGGTCGTTGCGCAGACGTTTGCACTCGCCGGCGCGCGGATGCCGGCCGATCCATACTTCCAGATTGTGTACGATGCGTTTGCGTCGCCCGACTGTTGGCGCGTCTTCGACGACGTTGAACCGGCTCTCGAACGTGTTCATGGCGTCGGGGCGAAGACCGGCATCATCAGCAATTTCGACACGCGCCTGGATGGCCTGCTGGATGGACTGGGGCTGGCGAAGTACTTCGACTACCTGACCGTCTCCTGCCACGTGGGCGTGGAAAAGCCCGACCCGGCGATCTTCGACGCAGCGCGCATGAAGACGGAATTGCCTGCCGAGCGACTCGGCTTTGTGGGCGACCAGCCCTCCGATGACGGCGCAGGCGCGACTGCCGCCGGATGGAACGTCTGCCTCGTCGATCGCAAGGGGCGGCTTGGCGATTGTGGATATCCCACGCGGCCCGATCTGGTGGCCGCCGTGGAGCACCTTCTGTCATGA
- a CDS encoding prolyl oligopeptidase family serine peptidase: MARKSIRIDDLFKLKGMADLRMSPDGQHAVAVVQSVNVEEQRNETALWLWRAEDDSFEQLTKGPADSSAVWLDNQTIVFAAGNREEDEKKDGPYQKTRLFTMSLRGGEPLLRATLDGIVFEMEPSPDGSTLALTFGAMPAVPKNKQELWKKVPPPMVANHVRFKLNGLGDLPPRLPSIYLLKTKREQWSKPKPLIDDPLYWDSGPQWLPDGKKIVFSRMDAASVNIEGHVMIADMKGKIQELDVPVGPIGGVVVSPDGKHVAAAANGDPQDGHSKPVPLGICSTDPKKKDWKLIVETDGQVTRQVVLCDGCVSMSGFMKWESEDAIYTVHSVHGHCELLRVQPSTGETEVLAGKYGIAFPADCVGDTLLHGITAPDSPIELHRLGLKKPLSKLNSKTRKLYDIDLKRWWVKTDPDMHVEAFLWATSKQLKTRKSASLPLIVYVHGGPSVQTGDGFIHEYTWLAHEGYPVVTLNPRGSTGYGVAHGTGISGNWGDRDVHDVLTVTRATLRKYRQFDRKRVFIVGGSYGGYMANMMVTRHPGVYRGAVSQRCVSNIISMSGTSDFSNALLPQIIGVSSIWDDPQRSWDLSPISKIRDVRDPILIIHADRDLRCPIGQGEEMFHGLVDAGRKINEEVRFVVFKGETHELSRGGRPENRRVRLEEILGWVKKHDKPRK, translated from the coding sequence ATGGCCCGCAAGAGCATTCGAATCGACGATCTGTTCAAACTGAAAGGCATGGCGGATCTGCGCATGTCACCGGATGGCCAACACGCCGTCGCGGTCGTGCAGTCGGTCAATGTGGAGGAGCAGCGCAACGAGACTGCACTGTGGCTTTGGCGGGCGGAAGACGACAGCTTTGAGCAACTGACCAAGGGGCCAGCGGACTCATCCGCCGTGTGGCTGGACAACCAGACGATCGTTTTCGCGGCCGGGAATCGTGAGGAAGATGAGAAGAAAGATGGTCCGTACCAAAAGACGCGCCTCTTCACGATGTCGCTGCGAGGCGGCGAGCCGCTCCTTCGCGCGACGCTGGACGGCATTGTCTTCGAGATGGAGCCATCGCCCGATGGGTCGACGTTGGCTCTGACGTTCGGTGCCATGCCTGCGGTTCCGAAGAACAAGCAGGAGCTCTGGAAGAAGGTCCCACCGCCGATGGTGGCGAACCATGTGCGCTTCAAGCTGAACGGCCTCGGCGATCTTCCGCCGCGCCTGCCGTCCATCTACTTGCTCAAGACCAAGCGCGAACAATGGAGCAAGCCGAAGCCGCTGATCGACGATCCGCTCTACTGGGACAGCGGCCCGCAGTGGCTTCCCGATGGCAAGAAGATCGTGTTCTCGCGAATGGATGCAGCCTCGGTCAATATCGAGGGCCACGTCATGATTGCGGACATGAAAGGCAAGATTCAGGAACTCGATGTTCCGGTCGGTCCGATCGGCGGAGTAGTCGTCTCGCCCGATGGAAAGCACGTCGCCGCCGCCGCAAATGGAGATCCGCAGGATGGGCACTCCAAGCCGGTGCCGCTTGGTATCTGTTCGACCGATCCGAAGAAGAAGGATTGGAAGCTGATCGTCGAGACCGATGGCCAGGTCACACGCCAGGTTGTTCTGTGCGATGGGTGCGTCAGCATGTCGGGCTTCATGAAGTGGGAATCGGAGGATGCGATCTACACGGTGCATTCCGTCCACGGGCATTGTGAGTTGCTGCGCGTCCAGCCCTCGACCGGCGAGACGGAAGTGCTTGCAGGCAAGTACGGCATCGCGTTCCCGGCGGATTGCGTCGGCGACACGCTTCTGCACGGCATCACGGCGCCGGATTCGCCGATTGAGTTGCATCGCCTTGGCCTGAAGAAGCCGCTGAGCAAGTTGAACTCGAAGACGCGAAAGCTGTACGACATCGATCTGAAACGCTGGTGGGTGAAGACCGATCCCGATATGCACGTCGAAGCGTTCCTGTGGGCGACCTCAAAGCAACTCAAGACGCGCAAGTCGGCATCGCTGCCGTTGATCGTCTACGTCCACGGCGGCCCCTCAGTTCAGACGGGCGATGGCTTCATCCACGAGTATACCTGGCTCGCCCACGAGGGATATCCGGTGGTGACGCTGAATCCGCGCGGCTCGACGGGCTACGGCGTTGCCCACGGTACGGGCATCTCCGGGAACTGGGGCGATCGCGATGTCCATGATGTGCTGACCGTAACGCGTGCGACGCTGCGCAAGTACCGCCAATTCGATCGCAAGCGCGTCTTCATCGTCGGCGGATCGTACGGCGGCTACATGGCAAACATGATGGTGACGCGACATCCCGGCGTGTATCGAGGGGCCGTCTCGCAGCGCTGCGTCTCCAACATCATCAGCATGTCGGGCACATCCGACTTCTCGAACGCGCTGCTGCCACAGATCATTGGGGTCAGCAGCATCTGGGACGATCCTCAGCGCTCGTGGGATCTCTCACCGATTTCGAAGATCCGCGACGTTCGCGATCCAATCCTGATCATTCACGCCGACCGCGATTTGCGCTGCCCGATCGGACAAGGCGAGGAGATGTTCCACGGCCTTGTCGATGCCGGCAGGAAGATCAACGAGGAGGTGCGCTTCGTGGTGTTCAAGGGCGAGACGCACGAGCTCTCCCGCGGCGGACGTCCGGAGAACCGGCGCGTTCGTCTGGAGGAAATTCTCGGCTGGGTGAAGAAGCACGACAAGCCGCGCAAGTGA
- a CDS encoding SDR family oxidoreductase produces the protein MDLELKGHVALVQGASKGIGRGIAEALAREGCDLLLTARSEAPLRQTAKEIADETGRRVNTYAIDSAELDATQKLLDKIHASYGRFDIIVCNSGGPPPGGLKDLDVEQWRKAADLLLVAPAYLVKNALPLLKESPAPRFFVVTSSSTREPVAGLTLSNTMRPGLVGMIKSLASELGPEGVRCHSIAPGRIDTDRLAAVFEMQSQKMNKPAAAIRQAAIDSIPAARLGSPTDIGSLVAYLSSPRADYLTGGNWLVDGGLIKSI, from the coding sequence ATGGATCTGGAACTGAAGGGACACGTGGCGCTGGTGCAAGGCGCCAGCAAAGGAATCGGGCGCGGAATCGCGGAAGCGCTGGCGCGTGAAGGGTGCGATCTGCTTCTCACCGCGCGAAGTGAAGCTCCTCTGCGCCAGACGGCCAAGGAGATCGCGGACGAGACGGGCCGACGCGTGAACACGTACGCGATAGACTCTGCAGAGCTCGATGCGACGCAGAAGTTGCTCGATAAGATCCACGCCTCCTACGGCCGATTCGACATTATTGTCTGCAACAGTGGCGGGCCACCACCGGGCGGCCTGAAGGATTTGGACGTCGAGCAATGGCGCAAGGCTGCGGACCTGCTCCTCGTTGCACCGGCATACCTTGTGAAGAATGCACTCCCGCTCTTGAAAGAAAGCCCAGCGCCGCGGTTCTTCGTCGTCACCAGCAGTTCCACGCGCGAACCCGTCGCGGGCCTGACGCTTTCGAACACCATGCGTCCGGGTCTCGTTGGGATGATCAAGTCCCTCGCCAGTGAACTTGGTCCCGAGGGCGTCCGCTGCCATTCCATCGCGCCGGGGCGCATCGATACGGATCGCCTCGCGGCCGTCTTCGAGATGCAGTCGCAGAAAATGAACAAGCCTGCCGCCGCGATACGCCAGGCGGCGATCGACTCGATTCCAGCCGCACGTCTTGGTAGTCCGACGGATATCGGAAGCCTGGTGGCGTACTTGTCCTCACCGCGGGCCGACTACCTGACCGGCGGAAACTGGCTCGTTGATGGCGGACTGATCAAGTCGATCTGA
- a CDS encoding arginyltransferase: MDLDTLELPKGPPHECPYLPDREARDRAFLIEKMPFGLYRLLMDHGWRRSGKIVYRPACDGCQACVPIRIPVWEFQPDRTQRKLQRRNHDIQAKIQEPEPTREKFDLFVRYQQARHRGDMCTEWSEYCQFLYETPLQSREAIFHLDGRVVAVTVFDVESDAISSVYTYYEPDEEMNRRSLGTWVIMWLNHYACLHGLAYHYLGYYIEDCRKMNYKTAFRPCELGDGNGGWRRLNEQ, from the coding sequence GTGGACCTCGATACCCTGGAACTTCCAAAGGGTCCGCCGCATGAATGTCCCTACCTGCCGGATCGCGAGGCGCGCGACCGGGCCTTCCTGATCGAGAAGATGCCTTTCGGCCTATACCGGCTGCTGATGGACCATGGATGGCGCCGCAGCGGGAAGATCGTCTATCGGCCCGCTTGCGATGGCTGCCAGGCGTGCGTTCCGATTCGCATCCCGGTCTGGGAGTTCCAACCCGATCGCACGCAGCGCAAGCTCCAACGCCGTAACCATGACATCCAGGCGAAGATTCAGGAACCCGAGCCCACGCGTGAGAAGTTCGATCTGTTCGTTCGCTATCAGCAAGCTCGGCATCGCGGCGACATGTGCACGGAATGGTCGGAGTATTGCCAGTTTCTGTACGAGACGCCGCTGCAATCGCGCGAAGCGATCTTCCATCTGGATGGCCGAGTCGTGGCCGTGACCGTTTTCGACGTCGAATCGGATGCGATCAGTTCCGTCTACACCTACTACGAGCCGGATGAGGAAATGAACCGCCGCAGCCTGGGGACATGGGTGATCATGTGGCTGAATCACTACGCGTGCCTGCACGGATTGGCGTATCACTATCTGGGCTACTACATCGAAGATTGCAGGAAGATGAATTACAAGACGGCGTTCCGGCCTTGCGAACTCGGCGATGGCAACGGAGGATGGCGCCGGCTGAACGAGCAATAA
- a CDS encoding Rrf2 family transcriptional regulator, translated as MKFSRKSEYALRALLALAAAVEEAPISVRELAEKNEIPRKFLEAIMGELRENGFVESLAGKKGGYRLNKPAEEITLGEILRHFEGHFSGPEDEEASQEAGSDIFLRVLFEIGEEVDRLVDDVTLAQVLSGAPIVRRQIIEDQEFVFGEGI; from the coding sequence ATGAAGTTCAGCCGCAAATCCGAGTACGCGCTTCGAGCACTTCTGGCACTTGCCGCCGCAGTCGAAGAAGCACCCATCTCGGTCCGCGAACTGGCGGAGAAGAACGAGATCCCCCGCAAGTTCCTCGAAGCGATCATGGGCGAGTTGCGCGAGAACGGCTTCGTCGAAAGCCTCGCCGGCAAGAAGGGCGGATATCGGCTGAACAAGCCCGCCGAAGAAATCACACTGGGAGAGATCCTCCGCCACTTCGAGGGCCACTTCTCCGGACCGGAAGATGAAGAGGCCAGCCAGGAAGCCGGCTCCGATATCTTCTTGCGCGTGCTGTTCGAGATCGGTGAAGAGGTCGATCGACTGGTCGACGATGTCACGCTGGCCCAGGTGCTCAGCGGTGCTCCCATCGTGCGCCGCCAGATCATCGAAGATCAGGAGTTCGTCTTCGGAGAAGGAATCTGA